In a genomic window of Melitaea cinxia chromosome 27, ilMelCinx1.1, whole genome shotgun sequence:
- the LOC123667060 gene encoding ADP,ATP carrier protein codes for MSNLADPVAFAKDFLAGGISAAVSKTAVAPIERVKLLLQVQHVSKQIAEDQRYKGIIDAFVRIPKEQGLLSFWRGNFANVIRYFPTQALNFAFKDKYKQVFLGGVDKNTQFWRYFAGNLASGGAAGATSLCFVYPLDFARTRLAADVGKGDGQREFKGLGNCITKIFKSDGLTGLYRGFGVSVQGIIIYRAAYFGFYDTARGMLPDPKNTPIVISWAIAQTVTTVAGIISYPFDTVRRRMMMQSGRAKGDILYKNTIHCWATIAKTEGASAFFKGAFSNVLRGTGGAFVLVLYDEIKKLI; via the coding sequence atgtcgAACCTCGCCGATCCCGTCGCGTTCGCGAAGGACTTCCTCGCCGGTGGTATCTCCGCCGCCGTCTCAAAGACAGCAGTAGCTCCAATCGAGCGTGTGAAGCTGCTTCTCCAAGTCCAGCACGTCAGCAAACAGATCGCAGAAGACCAGCGCTACAAAGGTATCATCGACGCCTTCGTCCGCATTCCCAAAGAGCAGGGTCTGCTCTCCTTCTGGCGTGGTAACTTCGCCAACGTCATCAGGTACTTCCCTACACAGGCGCTCAACTTCGCTTTCAAGGACAAGTACAAGCAGGTCTTCCTCGGAGGCGTAGACAAAAACACACAGTTCTGGCGCTACTTTGCCGGTAACCTCGCTTCGGGAGGTGCCGCCGGAGCTACCTCGCTATGTTTCGTGTACCCACTCGACTTCGCCCGTACCCGTCTCGCCGCCGACGTCGGCAAGGGCGACGGCCAGCGTGAATTCAAAGGTCTCGGAAACTGTATCACCAAGATCTTCAAATCCGACGGCCTGACTGGTCTCTACAGGGGTTTCGGTGTGTCCGTGCAGGGTATCATTATCTACCGCGCGGCGTACTTCGGTTTCTACGACACCGCGCGCGGCATGTTGCCCGACCCCAAGAACACACCTATCGTCATCAGCTGGGCCATCGCGCAGACAGTCACAACTGTCGCCGGTATCATCTCGTATCCCTTCGACACCGTCCGTAGGCGCATGATGATGCAGTCCGGACGTGCCAAGGGCGACATCCTGTATAAGAACACCATCCACTGCTGGGCGACCATCGCCAAGACCGAGGGAGCCTCCGCCTTCTTCAAGGGTGCCTTCTCCAACGTCCTCAGAGGCACTGGTGGTGCTTTCGTTCTCGTGTTATATGATGAGATCAAGAAGCTCATCTAA
- the LOC123667061 gene encoding transcription initiation factor TFIID subunit 10-like isoform X1 → MQMSRMGSPSIGMDEDSGAGHALSDFLLQLENYSPSIPDSVVAYYLNMSGFESQDPRLIRLIALASQKFLSDIANDALQHCKMRTSSQINQNSKNQKGPKEKKYVMTMEDLVPALQEYGISAKKPHYFV, encoded by the exons ATGCAGATGAGTCGTATGGGCTCGCCCTCCATCGGAATGGACGAAGACAGCGGCGCTGGTCATGCACTTAGCGATTTTCTGCTCCAGCTAGAAAACTACAGCCCATCAATACCTGACTCCGTTGTAGCCTATTACTTGAACATGTCAGGCTTTGAATCACAAGACCCGAG gtTGATTAGACTTATAGCATTAGCGTCACAGAAGTTCTTGTCAGACATAGCCAATGATGCACTCCAACACTGTAAGATGCGAACATCGAGTCAAATAAACCAGAACTCTAAGAACCAAAAAGGACCAAAGGAAAAGAAATATGTAATGACAATGGAGGATTTGGTGCCCGCTCTTCAGGAGTATGGAATCTCAGCAAAGAAACCGcactattttgtttaa
- the LOC123667061 gene encoding transcription initiation factor TFIID subunit 10-like isoform X2, with translation MSRMGSPSIGMDEDSGAGHALSDFLLQLENYSPSIPDSVVAYYLNMSGFESQDPRLIRLIALASQKFLSDIANDALQHCKMRTSSQINQNSKNQKGPKEKKYVMTMEDLVPALQEYGISAKKPHYFV, from the exons ATGAGTCGTATGGGCTCGCCCTCCATCGGAATGGACGAAGACAGCGGCGCTGGTCATGCACTTAGCGATTTTCTGCTCCAGCTAGAAAACTACAGCCCATCAATACCTGACTCCGTTGTAGCCTATTACTTGAACATGTCAGGCTTTGAATCACAAGACCCGAG gtTGATTAGACTTATAGCATTAGCGTCACAGAAGTTCTTGTCAGACATAGCCAATGATGCACTCCAACACTGTAAGATGCGAACATCGAGTCAAATAAACCAGAACTCTAAGAACCAAAAAGGACCAAAGGAAAAGAAATATGTAATGACAATGGAGGATTTGGTGCCCGCTCTTCAGGAGTATGGAATCTCAGCAAAGAAACCGcactattttgtttaa
- the LOC123666674 gene encoding peroxynitrite isomerase THAP4-like, whose translation MSTEEIHEALAPIAWLAGRWVTEEGKGQYTHLKDFQYHEVLEFICVGQPMFNYTSTSKHPESMKPMHQERGFLRIKPGTNDLAFIVSHNFGLTSLEEGSVDSVKKEITLATANLAAMSFSKPPHVKKFSRIIRLLQPNVLEVELYMETDSTPLSKHLHAIYRKD comes from the exons ATGTCTACTGAAGAGATTCACGAAGCTCTTGCTCCAATTGCTTGGCTCGCTGGGCGCTGGGTCACTGAAGAGGGGAAAGGAcaatatacacatttaaaagattttcaatATCATGAAGTATTAGAATTTATTTGTGTAG GTCAACCAATGTTCAATTACACATCAACATCGAAACACCCAGAGAGTATGAAACCAATGCATCAAGAAAGAGGTTTTCTCCGTATAAAACCTGGTACAAACGACTTGGCCTTCATCGTCAGTCATAATTTTGGTCTCACTTCACTCGAAGAAGGTTCAGTAGATTCTGTGAAAAAAGAAATCACACTTGCTACTGCAAATTTAGCTGCAATGTCATTTTCTAAGCCTCCTCatgttaaaaagttttctaGAATAATAAGATTACTACAACCTAATGTGTTGGAGGTTGAACTTTATATGGAAACTGATAGCACTCCTTTGAGTAAACATTTGCACGCAATATATAGAAaggattaa